The genomic DNA AGGGCTCTTCTGGACTCTGCCTGGCAGCCACCCCCATCCCTGCAATCCTTTGGGCTCATGGAGGGGGCTGAGACATTAACTGGGCTCCCAGCCTTACCACAGGCTGGGCCAAAGGGACGGTCTCCCTTGGCCTGCGGGCTGGGATGAGAGCCGCTGGGGAGGATGCAGACTACCAAGGAGCACCACGTGGGGCAGAAGGCCCCAGTCTGAACAGGTCCTTCCCGCTCTGGGCTGACACCTGTGTAGGGCCCTCTAGCTTGCATGACCTGTCCTTAGGGGTATCCTTTTTCAACAACCATTTATTGGGTACAGTGGACGGGGTACAAgccttccagaactgtgagaaaggtGCAGCTAAAGCAGGCCTGCGGCTCTGCCCCACCCTcttttgggtcccttgtgtgcaAAGGGGGAAGGCTGGCCCAGAGGACCAGCATACCCAGCCAAGGCCCTATGCTGGGGGCGCCAGGCCCTCCCCAACAGAGAAGCATCTAGTGCCCCAAACAGAACAGCCTGAGGCCAGCCTGAGCAGTCAGATTCCCAGCCTCAGCCTAAGAGGTACTGGGCACTCAGTCTGTGACATGACTGGCAGAGTCTAGGATGGGCCCAGCCTGCTCATCCCATCCATTAGGCAGGGCTGCGCAGGCCTCAAAAGCTGGAGGCTCCAGACCTGACTCCAAGGGGCCGCGGCCGGGCCACTGGGGAGGAAGTGCAgctgcccctccctgctcctgccccctCGCTCCTCGCTCGCTCGAAGCCTTGGTGCCAGCAGGTGTGTTCGGGCTCCAGGTGCGCGGAACCCTGCCTCGGGTGCAGCAGGCCACTCGGGGACTGCCGAAGACTCCGTCTCGCTCCAGCAGGGGACGAGCTGGCCGCGGCGGGTTAAAGCCCCGTCAGCTGGCGCGGGAGGTCCGGTGGCGAGAGCGGGCGGCGGGACTGGGAGCCCTCGGGGGCGAGGCAGGGCCCGACTGGGCACCGGGGTCGACGAACGGCCGAGGGGgtgcccgcgccgccgccgccgtgcAGCCCCCGCCTGCAGACAAAGGAGCCGGCGGGGGGCgggagcgggggtgggggggatggggCGAGGGGGCGGGGCGCCGCGGTGTCACGTTACCGCCCGCAGCGCCCTTTAACTCGGGCCCCGCCCCGCTCACCGCCCCCGGCCCGCTCCTGCGCGCGCCTCGCGCCCCGCCAATCGGCccgcgcgccccgccccgccctcgGGTGGGTGTGTGCGCGCGGCCAATGGGCGGTGCGCGGGGGCCGGGCAGCCGGTGGGGCGGGGGCAGCGCCGCGCGAGCCAATCGCCGCGGTGTTGTTGAAACTGAAAATACTACATTATGCTAATCGCGGCGGGGCCCTcgcgcggggggtgggggggtgggaccCTCGCGTATAAAGGGGCGCGCTAAGGCTGGGCGTTCCACAGGCCAAGTGCTCTGCGCTCGGTTGGTGCCAGTCAGGCCCCAGCGATCCGAGTGGGCGAGGACAGGCACTGAGGGGGCGCGGCCGCCGGCCGGACGACACCGCGAACGAGACGCAGGAGCCGCGCACGGCCGACCTCCAGGTAGCCGCCGCGCCCGCCCTCCCGCCGCGTCCCTTTGCAAATGCAGACTCCGACTGCGCGGGGTCTCCCTTGCGCCCGGCCTCCGCCCTCTtctcccctctgcctcctcctctcccctcctctcctcttctctcccgcGGCCCGGGCCCGGGCAGCTCCCGGCCATGTCCGACGTGTGTCTCCGCAGCGCAGTGGCAATGGAGCGCCTGGTCGCCCGCCGCACCTTTCCCCTGTTCGCGCGCACTAGTGCCTGCCGCAGCCTCTTCGGGCCGGTGGACCACGAGGAGCTGAGCCGCGAGCTGCAGATCCGACTGGCCGAGCTGAGCGCCGAAGACCAGCGCCGCTGGGACTACAACTTCCAGCAGGACATGCCGCTGCGGGGTCCCGGACGCCTACAGTGGACCGAGGTGGACAGCGACTCCGTGCCCGCCTTCTACCGCGAGACGGTGCAGGTGGGACGCTGCCGCCTGCTCCTggcgccccggccccgcccggaCGGCGCGGGCGATAGCCCGCCCCCCGTGCCGCCGGCCGCTGAGCCCCTCGACGGCCTCGGGGAGGCACCAGCGCCGCCGTCCAGCGGCCCGGTCGTGGGGCCCGCCCCAGCTCCGGCCGCGGCGCCGCAGGAGAGCGCTGAGCAGGAGACGGTCCCGCCGCCGCGCAGCCAGGAGCCTCTAGGCGAGCCGCTGCACTCAGGGATTTCGGGGCGTCCTGCGCCGGGCACTGCTGCCAACGCCGCCGCCGCCAATGCCAACGCCACCGCCGCCGCTGCCActaccgccgccgccgccggaggCGCCGCGATCAAGAAGCTGCCCGGGCCTCTCATCTCCGGTGAGTCCCGcgcggccccgccccggcccggcccggccctgcTTTGTCCGGCCAGCCGGGCTCCCGGCCTCGGGGGCCTCGCTCGGTCCCCGCCTCCTCCGTGGCATTAAAGGGCCCGCAGAGCGCAGGGCGCGGCTGCGCCCGCAGCCCTTCCCCGCCCTGTTGTTGTGCTCGCGCGCGGCGCGCGCGGGAGGGGCGAGGGGGCGCGCGGGAGGGCCCCCTCCGGGCGCGGTCTTCGCCCGGGCCCCTGGAGCCCCTCCCCGGTGGCGGTCGGGCGCGGCGACGGCGGCGCGGAGGGGGTTAAGCGCGGCAGCAGCCCCGGGGGGCTTGGCCGCGGGACAAGGGGAAATGCTTACACAGCACTTTGCGCGGCGACGTAAACAAAGCTGACCCGCCGCGGACCTCGGCGCGGGCGGGGATGGCACCCCCACCCGGGCCCGCCGGCCGCCCGCCCCCTCCGAGCCCCCTCAGGGGTTCCCCGGCCGGCCCCGCCCTCACCAGCGGCGCGCGCTGTCGCCCGCAGATTTCTTCGCCAAGCGCAAGAGACCCGCGCCTGAGGCCAAGGCGTCAAACGAGGTTCCCGCGGGCTGCGCCGCGCCTGGCGCCGCTCCAGCCGTGGGCTCGGCGGAGCAGACCCCGCGCAAGCGGCTGCGGTGAGAGGTGAGTGGCCCcgcgggccgggccgggcggggTTCTCGCGGTCCCTCTCCGCTCTGCTCACCGCGCCTCTTTCCCGCAGCCTCGCGCCCGAAGAGCCCCGAGGGAGCCCGCTGGGCAGCGGACAGGAGAGGAGCGCAGGCCTCGGCTGGGACCGTCCATGTAGCAGCGACCGGCGGCAGCTGCCACTGAGCAGCGTTCGGTTTTGTGTTTAACGTTTGAAAACTGTGCAATGTATTAATAACGTCTTTTATATCTAAATGTATTCTGCACGAGGAGTACACTGGTCCCAAGGTGTAAAGCTTTAAgagtcatttatataaaatgtttaatctctgctGAAACTCAGtgcaaaaaagtgaaaaaagaaaaaaaaaggaaaaaagaaaaaaaaacatgtatatttgtacaaaaagtttttaaagttatactaacttatattttctatttatgtcGAGGCGTGGGCCGCTCTGCCACGCAGTGATATAGCTCGGTTATTGGTTATGCCAAAGGCACGCCTCCCGCATCTGGTTATCGacaaatgtaaatttatttttatagcgGACTCTGGGGGGAGGGGGTCGCTCACAAGCTGTAGCTGCCGTACAAGCCCATTTAGCTAGCAGTCTCTTCgcgctttctctgtctctttttattaTGATGATTATTTTAAACTTGAAGACAAATCTGTTAAAATGGTTCCTGAGCCGTCTGCACCACTGCCCCGGCCCCTCGTCCGCCGGGTTCTAAATAAAGAGGCCGAAACATGCTGCAAACCAGCTCTGTGTATGCTTGTACTGCCCCGAGCTTTCTTCTCCTGCACCCCCCAAAAGTCAGGGAGACGGGGACACAGTGGGGTCCGGGCTACCTTCCTGGGTGTCTGCCCCGGAAGGGAGGGACTTTCTCTCGACAGGGCTGGCCCACGCCCACCTGCTCCAGGCCCCTAAGTCAGGGATGAAGGACCCCGCCCTTGTTCCGCGTCTGTACCCCTTCACCCCCAGCCCCCGACGTGTGGGGCTGTGCGCCGAGACCGGGTTCACTGCCTCCTTTGCTTTAAGGAAACCTCCCAAACCCCAGTTGCCCTGGGCTGAGCGGTGCTGGGCTCTGGTGGGCCTGCAGGGGCTGGGCCAATGCTGACCCCCAGCTTCCTGTCTGCGATGGCGTCAAGGGACCTGAGCTTTTAATTCTTCAGGCCTCGCACCCAGTGGAGGGAGCCCCAGCTGCTCCAGGGTCCCCAGCTTTGTTTGCCGGGATCCCCCAGGGTCAGGCCGCAGGACCCCTGATGTGTTCACAACTTATTCGTGCTtgcggtgggggaggggcagcctGTAGGCCGGGCCGCGGCCGGACAAGGGGAGGCACCCTGGGCCAGGTGGCGAGAGGAGTGGGCTCTATGCGGGCTTGCGTGGAAGAGCTCAGGGCTGGGTCCACGTGTGTGCCCACTGCCTTCTAGTTTCAAAGTGCTCCCTTTAGTCAAGGAGAgaaggtttatttttttcatagctGACCTATAAACCTCTGAAAATTATGGCTTACAATGGAAAGGGTGACAGGAAGTAGCAAAAGCGGATGGCTAGCAGTTTTTCGCTGTTGCCTTAGCCCAGGACAAGCGGAGAATTGgtggtgtattttttttaagttaactgTGTTGGGGCTGTATGCACCGTGGATGGCCCCCACACATTGGGAACAGGAGTAGGGAGATGGGGCCAGGCCCCAGAGCCCAGCTAGGCCGGATTGGACAGAGAAATGTCCCCAGGAATTGAAAGGGGGGACCCTGCCACCTTCAGCTCCCCATCAGCCTGATCATAACCAGGAGGTAGGCCTGCATAGCCCCGTGCTCCGGCTGCAAAACTCTCCCCTGGGGAGGGGCTCCCTCACAACCCCTGTGTGAGCAGGCCTGGCTGAGGAGGGAGGGTGCTGGGCTGCGTGCCTCGCTGGGGGTCCAGGGGTATCCTACGTGAATTAGACGTTGCTACTGATGGCGGAATCTGGCTGGGACGGGCATGTCATGTCCTCCAAACACAGCTGTTGCAGAGGCTCCCTTTGCGGGCAGGGCCAGCCAGGCATCCTACCTACCCTGCTGCTCACAGCCCCCTGCCACCCAGCGTCCTGTGTCACTTGGGTGGCTTTCTCAAAAGCAGCTCCAGGGCTGCGTAGGGACAGGAAGGTGGACGCCAGTGTTTCTAGGGCCTGATTTCTCCCCCAGGGCAGGAGGTGGCCTTCTATAGGAAAAAACATTGGATTTGGAGTCACATATGACTCCAGACATGAGGCCCTGCACCAGTCTTCTTTCCCTCTGTGGCCCTCAGTTTCCCAGTGTTGACGTGCTGTGGGTCTC from Manis pentadactyla isolate mManPen7 chromosome 9, mManPen7.hap1, whole genome shotgun sequence includes the following:
- the CDKN1C gene encoding cyclin-dependent kinase inhibitor 1C isoform X1; its protein translation is MSDVCLRSAVAMERLVARRTFPLFARTSACRSLFGPVDHEELSRELQIRLAELSAEDQRRWDYNFQQDMPLRGPGRLQWTEVDSDSVPAFYRETVQVGRCRLLLAPRPRPDGAGDSPPPVPPAAEPLDGLGEAPAPPSSGPVVGPAPAPAAAPQESAEQETVPPPRSQEPLGEPLHSGISGRPAPGTAANAAAANANATAAAATTAAAAGGAAIKKLPGPLISDFFAKRKRPAPEAKASNEVPAGCAAPGAAPAVGSAEQTPRKRLR
- the CDKN1C gene encoding cyclin-dependent kinase inhibitor 1C isoform X2, whose translation is MERLVARRTFPLFARTSACRSLFGPVDHEELSRELQIRLAELSAEDQRRWDYNFQQDMPLRGPGRLQWTEVDSDSVPAFYRETVQVGRCRLLLAPRPRPDGAGDSPPPVPPAAEPLDGLGEAPAPPSSGPVVGPAPAPAAAPQESAEQETVPPPRSQEPLGEPLHSGISGRPAPGTAANAAAANANATAAAATTAAAAGGAAIKKLPGPLISDFFAKRKRPAPEAKASNEVPAGCAAPGAAPAVGSAEQTPRKRLR